One genomic window of Psychrobacter cibarius includes the following:
- a CDS encoding YciI family protein produces MSLFAIIGHDVANSSAQRQITRAEHVERLQALDHDNRLIIAGPTPIEHGKGEMSGSLIIADFDSAEAAQSWANDEPYLRDGVYSHVDIKPFIHTLPKADDSASVKVAKS; encoded by the coding sequence CGTGGCCAATAGCAGCGCACAACGTCAGATTACCCGCGCTGAACATGTCGAACGCTTGCAAGCTTTAGATCATGACAATAGACTGATTATCGCTGGTCCAACACCTATCGAGCATGGCAAAGGCGAGATGTCAGGCAGCTTAATTATTGCTGACTTTGACTCTGCAGAAGCAGCGCAATCATGGGCAAACGATGAGCCTTACTTACGTGATGGCGTGTACAGTCACGTAGATATCAAACCCTTTATCCATACATTGCCAAAAGCGGATGACAGCGCATCAGTTAAAGTAGCAAAATCGTGA